AGTCGGATTGCGCTGGTTAATGAATATACTTCCTCCGGTTGTGGTGGGTCCGGTGATTATCGTAATCGGATTAAGCCTTGCAGGAACGGCCGTGGACATGGCAATGTATGATCCACAAGATAAATACAGCGTCACATATATAGTGATAGCGCTGATCACCTTAGCGGTAACCATCATCTGTAACGTGTTCTTTAAGGGATTCATTAACTTGATCCCCATATTAATGGGAATCATAGTCGGCTACGGCTGTTCGGCTGTTGCAGGAATAATAGATTATGAACCGATCAAGTCAGCACAATGGTGGGAAATGCCTGAATTCATGTTTCCATATGTAACCTATACTCCGTCCTTCTCATGGGAAGTCATTGCCATCATGGTACCGGTTGCCATCGTAACTTTATCAGAACATATCGGGCACCAGATGGTACTGAGCAAAGTAGTCGGCAGGAATTTTTTAGAAAATCCTGGTTTGCATCGCTCGATTTTAGGAGATGGAGCAGGAATCATGATCGGATCCTTTATCGGTGGGCCGCCGCTGACTTCATATGGCGAGAATATTGGGGTCCTGACTATGACAAAGGCGTACAGTGTGTATATCATCGGTGGGGCAGCATTGACTGCAATCATCTTTGGCTTTAACGGTAAGATTTCAGCAGTCATCAGCTCGATACCTACAGCTGTGATGGGGGGGATTTCCATCTTGCTCTTCGGAATCATCGCATCAAGTGGATTGAGGATGCTGATTGATAATAAGGTCGATTTTGACAAGAAAAGGAACCTGATGATAGCTTCAGTCATCCTGGTGTTAGGAATAGGAGGGGCGTTTGTACAACTATCGGAAACGGTATCGCTTTCCGGAATGGCACTTTCAGCCATCGTCGGAATCCTTCTTAACTTGATTCTTCCGGACCGTGAAAAAATATCCGGAGATATATTTGAAAAATAAGATATTGCATCAAAACAATAAATCACCTTTTAAAAGAAGTCCAGAGAGGCTTAAAAGGGTGTTGCTGTAAAGAGAATGAGAACGGGATAAAGTGTAAACCATTCCGTGTCCTCACACTCTTTATGACCTACACCCTGTCCTTAATGGCGGGGTATTTTTTATGCCCCGCATCACAAATGTGAAAGGAGCAGGATCGATGAAAAAATTATTGACCATGAATGAATTAGCTTTAACTGATATTGAAAGAATTTTACATGAGGCAGAGGGTTTTGCCAACGGATCTAGCTGGAATCCAAAGCAGCAGACCACAGTTGCCAATCTCTTCTTTGAACCAAGTACACGTACAAAATCAAGCTTTGAAATGGCTGAAAGAAAATTGGGGCTTGAGGTCATTCCTTTTGATGCGGGTACATCATCCGTGTTAAAAGGTGAAACCTTATATGACACTGTTAAAACGTTAGAAGCAATAGGTGTGAATGCCTTGATCATCCGTCATGAACAGGATAATTATTTTGATGAATTGAATGAGAAGATCGGGATTCCAATAATCAACGCAGGGGATGGCTGCGGAAATCATCCAACCCAATCATTACTGGACTTATTGACGATAAAACAAGAGTTTAAAAGTTTCAAAGGTCTGAAGATTGCCATAATAGGTGATGTGAGGCATAGTCGGGTTGCGAAATCGAATGCAGAAGCATTAACCCGTTTAGGAGCGAATGTCGTATTTTCGGGTCCGCCTGAATGGTTTGACAGAACAAACAGTTTGGGAAGGTATGAAGACATCGACCATGCGGTAGCTACCTCTGATGTGGTCATGCTGCTCAGAATACAGCATGAAAGGCATATTGAAAAATACGATCAGGCAAATGGAGATTATCTGGAAAGTTTCGGTCTGACCAAACAACGTGAAAAAAATATGAAACCGGGTGCGATCATCATGCATCCTGCACCAATAAACCGCGGTGTTGAAATAGACAGTGATTTAGTCGAATGCAGCCGCTCAAGAATTTTCAAACAAATGGAAAATGGCGTGTTTATTAGAATGGCCGTATTAAAAAATGTGCTTGAACAATCCGAAGGGGGAAACATTCATGAAAACAATAATCAAAAATGGAGTATTGCTAGATAATCAAAACTCATTCAAAAAAGCGGACATTGAAATGGAAGGCAAGGTCATCACAAAAATCGGCGAGAACTTGGCAACGGAAAATTGTAAAGTAGTTGATGCTGAAGGGTTACTTATTACATCAGGATTCGTTGATCTGCATGTCCATTTACGCGAACCGGGCGGTGAACATAAAGAAACAATCGCAAGTGGAACGCTTGCAGCGGCAAGAGGCGGTTTCACTACGGTAGCGGCAATGCCCAATACAAGGCCAGTTCCCGATACAGTGGAAAACCTTGAAGCGCTAAACAGGAAAATTGAAGAAACGGCTCATGTAAGGGTACTCCCATATGCATCCATTACAATTAGGGAAGCTGGCAAGGAGTTGACCGACTTTTCTTCATTAAAACAAACGGGTGCTTTTGCCTTTACGGACGATGGCGTGGGAATTCAAGAAGCTGGGATGATGCTGGAAGCGATGAAACGGGCAGCCGCTCAAGATATGGCCATAGTTGCTCATTGTGAAGACAATAGCTTAATCAACAAAGGCTCCGTCCATGAAGGAAGATTCTCAAAAGAACAGGGAATCAATGGAATTCCGTCCGTATGTGAGGCTGTACATATTGCCCGGGATATCCTCCTTGCTGAAGCTGCGGATTGCCATTATCACGTTTGCCATATATCCACGAAGGAATCGGTAAGGACGGTAAGGGATGCCAAACGCGCCGGTATCCGCGTCACAGCCGAAGTTACACCGCATCACTTATTATTGTGTGAGGATGATATACCGGGACTTGATACGAATTATAAAATGAACCCGCCATTAAGGGGCCGTGAAGATCGGGATGCATTGATAGAAGGACTGCTTGACGGAACCATCGATTTTATAGCAACAGACCATGCCCCGCATGCGGCAGAGGAAAAAGCGCAGGGAATGCAGCTGGCTCCTTTCGGAATAGTGGGATTGGAAACGGCCTTCCCGCTGCTTTACACCGAATTGGTTAAAAAGGGCGTCATTACATTAAAGCAATTGATTGATTTCATGACAATTAAACCCTCTGAAAGTTTCTCCCTTCCTTATGGAGAGCTAAAGGAAGGTGCTATTGCGGATATCGCGCTCATCGATTTGGAAACAGAAAAAGAAATTAATGCTGAAGAGTTTGCTTCAAAAGGAAAAAATACACCTTTTAATGAAAAGAAATGTTATGGCTGGCCAGTCATGACGATTGCGGAAGGAAAAATAGCTTGGGAAAAAGGACGTGTTCAAGGATGAAAAGACAGCTAATTTTAGAAGACGGGACAGTATTCCTTGGGGAAGCATTCGGAGGGGAAGTAGAAAAAATTGGTGAAGTCGTTTTTAACACAGGAATGACAGGGTACCAGGAGATTCTATCCGATCCATCCTATTGCGGTCAGATCGTTACACTTACGTATCCATTAATCGGGAACTACGGAATAAACCGGGATGACTTTGAATCCATCAATCCAGCTATATCGGGATTCGTCGTTAAGGAAACAGCAGAACTTCCTTCCAACTGGAGAAACCAATTATCACTTGATGAATATCTGAAAATGAAGAACATACCTGGAATAAGCGGAATCGATACGAGAAAGCTGACAAGGATCATCAGGAAATCAGGTGCACTTAAAGGGGCGCTCTGCAATATCAATAAAGATGCAAAAGAAGTGGTTTCCCAGTTGAAAGCAACGGTGATTCCTTCTAATCAAGTGAAACAGGTTTCAACAAAAGCACCATATTCCAGCCCGGGCAGAGGCCCGCGGGTAGTTCTTGTAGACTATGGCATGAAGCACGGGATTTTACGTGAGTTGACGAAGCGCGGCTGTGATGTCGTGGTTGTGCCTTATAACGTCACGGCCGAAGAAGTGATGCAATATCATCCGGATGGCGTGATGCTTTCAAACGGTCCTGGAGATCCGAAAAGTGTTCATGAGACGCTTGAAATGATCCGTACAATCCAAACGCAAGTGCCATTATTCGGAATCTGTTTAGGACATCAATTATTCGCACTTGCAAACGGGGCGGATACGGAAAAATTAAAATTCGGCCATCGAGGATCTAATCATCCGGTTAGGGACCTTCGTACCGGAAAGGTATCCATCACATCTCAAAATCATGGGTATACAGTAGAAGAGCTTTCCATTGAAAATACAGATCTTATTGTGACACATACAGCATTGAATGATGATACGATTGAAGGCCTGCGCCATAAAAAGTATCCGGCTTTCACCGTACAATATCATCCGGAAGCATCACCAGGGCCGGAAGATGCCAACTACTTATTCAATGAATTCTTACAAATGATTGAAGCTGCAACCAACAAGGGGGAAAAAACATGCCAAAACGCACTGATATAAAAAGCATCCTAGTAATTGGTTCCGGTCCGATCGTCATCGGACAGGCCGCCGAGTTCGATTATGCAGGAACTCAAGCGTGTATAGCCTTAAAAGAAGAAGGTTATCGAGTGATCCTGATTAACTCTAACCCTGCTACAATCATGACAGACAGTGAAATGGCTGATGCGGTTTATATTGAACCGATCACATTGGAATTTGTCAGCAAAATCATTCGTAAAGAGCGCCCGGATGCACTGTTACCTACCTTGGGCGGACAGACCGGCTTGAACATGGCAGTCGAGCTTGCTGAAGCAGGAATCCTGGAAGAATGCAATGTACAGATTCTTGGGACCAAACTTTCAGCTATCCAACAAGCGGAAGACCGTGACCTTTTCCGTACGCTGATGAACGATCTAGGGGAACCGGTACCTGATAGCGACATTATTCATAACTTGAAAGAGGCATATACATTCGTTGAACGGGTCGGCTACCCAGTCATTGTTCGTCCTGCCTTCACGCTTGGCGGAACAGGCGGTGGGATTTGTGATAACGAAGAGCAGCTGATCGAGATTGTTGAGGGTGGCCTGAAAAGCAGCCCGGTACACCAATGTCTGCTTGAGAAGAGCATTGCCGGTTTCAAAGAAGTGGAATATGAAGTGATGCGCGATTCGAATGATAATGCGATAGTCGTTTGTAATATGGAAAACTTCGATCCTGTCGGTGTCCATACAGGCGATTCAATTGTTGCCGCACCAAGCCAAACATTAAGTGACAGAGAGTACCAAATGCTTCGAAATACGTCTTTGAAGATTATCCGTGCCTTGAAGATTGAAGGTGGATGTAATGTTCAGCTGGCGCTAGATCCAAACAGCTATCAATATTATGTCATCGAAGTAAACCCAAGGGTCAGCCGTTCGTCGGCACTTGCCTCAAAAGCAACAGGATATCCAATTGCAAAGCTTGCAGCAAAGATAGCCGTTGGTTTGACGCTTGATGAAATGATGAACCCTGTCACTGGCAAAACCTATGCCAGCTTCGAACCGGCACTGGACTATGTCGTTACGAAAATTCCGCGCTGGCCTTTCGATAAGTTCGAAAGCGCCAACCGTAGACTCGGGACCCAAATGAAGGCGACCGGAGAAGTCATGGCAATCGGCCGTACATTCGAGGAATCAATCTTAAAAGCTGTCCGTTCCCTTGAAGCGGGTATATACCATCTTAATTTGAATGACGAGTTTGAAGATGGAAAAATAGAGAAACGGATCAGGAAAGCGGGAGATGAACGGTTATTCTATATCGGTGAAGCGTTAAGAAGGGGAGTAACGATCGAAACAATACACGAATGGAGCCAGATCGATTTATTCTTCTTGCATAAGTTGAAAAAAATAATCGACTTTGAAAAGCAGCTTAAAGAACATTCTTTCGATTGTGAAGTATTGCAAAAGGCTAAAGAACTAGGGTTTTCTGACAAAACGATTGCAGAAATATGGGGAGTTCCCGAAATTGACGTCTATGAGTACCGGAAACAGCAAGGAATCATCCCTGTTTACAAAATGGTTGATACATGTGCTGCGGAATTCGAATCGGAAACACCGTATTTTTATGGGACATACGAAGATGAGAATGAATCCATCGTTACTGACAAGAAAAGTGTCATTGTTCTGGGATCAGGCCCAATTAGGATCGGGCAAGGAGTAGAGTTTGATTATGCGACCGTACATTCGGTATGGGCCATTAAAGAAGCGGGATATGAAGCGATCATCATCAACAACAATCCAGAAACAGTTTCGACGGATTTCAGTATCTCCGACAAACTTTATTTCGAACCATTGACTATTGAAGATGTCATGCATGTCATCGATTTGGAAAAACCGGAAGGGGTCATCGTCCAGTTTGGTGGACAGACAGCAATCAACCTTGCAGATGGTCTTGTTGAAAGAGGAGTGAAGATCCTTGGTACTTCACTTGAAGACCTGGATAGGGCGGAAAATCGCAATAAATTCGAAAGAGCACTTAAGGATTTAGGCATTCCGCAGCCAAAGGGTAAAACTGCAACATCGGTTGATGAAGCAATCGTCATCGCTGAAGATATTGGTTATCCGGTTTTAGTAAGGCCATCGTATGTTCTCGGAGGAAGAGCGATGGAAATCGTCTATAAACAAGATGAATTGCTGCATTACATGAAAAATGCCGTGAAAATAAATCCGGATCATCCTGTCCTGATCGACCGCTACTTAACGGGTAAGGAAATTGAAGTTGATGGAATTTCTGATGGCAAAACCGTCGTTATCCCTGGAATCATGGAGCATATCGAACGTGCCGGCGTCCATTCAGGTGATTCGATTGCAGTCTATCCGCCTCAAAATTTAACGGAAAAACAAAAAGAAGTAATCATCGATTATACGACCCGGTTGGCAAAAGGTTTGAATATAATTGGTCTCTTGAACATTCAATATGTCATCAGCAATGAAGAAGTGTATGTGATTGAAGTAAATCCACGTTCAAGCCGGACCGTTCCATTCTTAAGTAAAATTACGAACGTGCCGATGGCCAACTTAGCCACGAAGGTCATCTTGGGCCACACACTTGAAAGCCAAGGTTACAAATCGGGGCTAGTGCCAGAACAAACTGGAGTCTATGTGAAAGTGCCGGTCTTCTCTTTTGCAAAATTAAGAGGTGTGGACATCTCACTCGGACCTGAAATGAAATCGACTGGTGAAGTAATGGGGAAAGATAGCACCCTTGAAAAGGCTTTATACAAAGGGCTGGTCGCTTCCGGTTTCAAAATTAAGGGGCATGGTTCGGTGTTATTGACGATATCTGATAAAGATAAGCAAGAAGCGCTACTTTTAGCAAAACGTTTCCATAATATCGGTTTCAAGCTGATAGCCACCAGCGGAACTGCTGCCTTATTGAAGCAATCCGGCATCCCGACTGCGATTGTCGGTAAAATTGGCGAAGAAGGTACAAACCTGCTGGATGTTATCCGGAACGGGGAAGCACAATTTGTCATAAATACTTTGACAAAAGGTAAGCAGCCTGCCCGAGATGGTTTCAGAATCCGACGTGAATCGGTTGAAAATGGGGTGACATGCCTAACATCACTTGATACGGCAGAAGCTATTTTAAGAGTGATAGAATCGATGACTTTCTCAGCAGAAGCAATGGGAAAAACGGAAAAAAGTCGTGAGGTGAGCTATATATGATCAAGAAGGAAAGAATGAAGGTGTTAAATCATAAGGAACTGGCCCCATCCATTTTTGAACTTACTCTGCAAGGTGAATTGGTTTCAGAGATGAATCAGCCAGGCCAGTTTGTCCAAGTCAAGACAACAGATGGCACCGAGCCATTGCTAAGACGCCCGATTTCAATTTCTTCTTACGACAACAGTGAAAAACAGTTCACGATGATATACCGGGCTGAGGGTAAAGGAACGGCGCTGTTATCACAGCGTAAAGAGGCGGAATCGGTCGATATCCTTGGACCCCTTGGCAACGGATTTCCCGTTCATGAGGCTAAAAAGGGCGAAACGGCATTATTGGTTGGTGGCGGGATTGGGGTCCCGCCCCTGTATCAATTATCACGGATGTTGGTTGCAAAAGGTGTTAAGGTAATCCATGTATTAGGCTTCCAGACAAAGTCAGCCATCTTTTACGAAAAAGAATTCAGTGAATTAGGTGATACCTATATTGCCACGGTTGATGGTTCATATGGGACAAAAGGATTTGTTACGACTGTAATAGATAACCTCGAGCAAGAGTTTGCAACGATCTTTTCATGCGGGCCTACACCAATGTTAAGAGCGTTGGAAGCGGGCTATCGTGAGAAAAAGCTTTACCTGTCCCTTGAGGAAAGGATGGGATGCGGCATCGGTGCATGCTTTGCCTGCGTGTGTCATACAGGGGATGATCCAACTGGTTTCAGTTATAAAAAGGTATGCAGTGATGGACCCGTATTCCGGGCAGGAGAGGTGGTATTATGAGCAGGCTTTCAGTGGAATTACCAGGATTAAACTTGAAAAACCCAGTCATGCCAGCATCTGGATGCTTTGGATTCGGCCGTGAATACAGTCAATTTTTCGACTTGGATATTCTTGGGGCGATCATGATCAAAGCGACCACTCCTGAGCCGAGGTTCGGTAACCCGACTCCGCGTGTTGCGGAAACCTCTTCGGGAATGCTGAACGCCATCGGTCTGCAGAATCCAGGTTTAGAAAAGGTCATCAGTGAAGAATTGGCCTGGCTAGGCGGGTATGATGTACCCATCATCGCCAATGTTGCCGGTTCGCAAATAGGTGACTATGTAAAGGTTGCCAGTGATATAAGTAAGGTGGGGAATGTAAAAGCACTTGAATTGAATATCTCTTGTCCGAATGTAAAAGAAGGTGGCATTGCTTTCGGTACGGTGCCGGAAGTTGCCAAAGAGGTGACCAAGGCGGTCAAGGAAGTGTCTTCCGTCCCTGTGTATGTGAAGCTTTCACCGAATGTCAGTAATATTGTGGAAATGGCCAAAGCCGTAGAAGAGGGCGGTGCCGACGGTTTGACAATGATTAATACATTGGTCGGCATGCGATTGGATTTAAAAACTGGCAGACCGATCCTTTCTAACAGGACGGGTGGGTTTTCTGGTCCTGCAATAAAGCCTGTTGCGCTCCGGATGATTTATGAGGTAAGCCAGCAAGTGTCTATTCCGATCATCGGAATGGGCGGCATCGCTACAGCGGAAGACGTCATTGAATTTTTCTATGCGGGTGCAAGTGCTGTTGCGGTGGGAACCGCTAACTTCGTGGATCCCTTTGTATGCCCGACCATCATCGAAGAATTACCGAAATTGTTGGATGAGCTCGGATTTGACCATATTTCACAATGTACCGGAAGGAGCTGGAAGCAGAATGAAACAGTCCCTAATTATCGCTCTTGATTTTCCTGACCTCATTCAAACAGAAGAATTCCTAAAACAGTTCCATTCGGAAAAATTGGCTGTAAAAGTGGGGATGGAATTATTTTATCAGAATGGACCATCAATAATTTCTTTCGTAAAAGAGCAAGGCCACGATGTGTTTTTGGACTTGAAGCTTCATGATATTCCGAATACGGTCAAAATGGCCATGACAGGATTGGCAACTTTAGGGGCTGACATGGTCAATGTCCATGCGGCGGGTGGACAAAAGATGATGGAAGCAGCCATTGAAGGTTTGGATAAGGGAAC
This sequence is a window from Brevibacillus sp. JNUCC-41. Protein-coding genes within it:
- a CDS encoding solute carrier family 23 protein; its protein translation is MEETKRDIVLDVEDVPKAGQWITLSIQHLFAMFGATVLVPFLVGLSPAVALVSSGLGTLSYLLITKGKIPAYLGSSFAFITPIIAAKALGGPEAAMIGCFAAGFIYGIVALIIQKVGLRWLMNILPPVVVGPVIIVIGLSLAGTAVDMAMYDPQDKYSVTYIVIALITLAVTIICNVFFKGFINLIPILMGIIVGYGCSAVAGIIDYEPIKSAQWWEMPEFMFPYVTYTPSFSWEVIAIMVPVAIVTLSEHIGHQMVLSKVVGRNFLENPGLHRSILGDGAGIMIGSFIGGPPLTSYGENIGVLTMTKAYSVYIIGGAALTAIIFGFNGKISAVISSIPTAVMGGISILLFGIIASSGLRMLIDNKVDFDKKRNLMIASVILVLGIGGAFVQLSETVSLSGMALSAIVGILLNLILPDREKISGDIFEK
- a CDS encoding aspartate carbamoyltransferase catalytic subunit yields the protein MKKLLTMNELALTDIERILHEAEGFANGSSWNPKQQTTVANLFFEPSTRTKSSFEMAERKLGLEVIPFDAGTSSVLKGETLYDTVKTLEAIGVNALIIRHEQDNYFDELNEKIGIPIINAGDGCGNHPTQSLLDLLTIKQEFKSFKGLKIAIIGDVRHSRVAKSNAEALTRLGANVVFSGPPEWFDRTNSLGRYEDIDHAVATSDVVMLLRIQHERHIEKYDQANGDYLESFGLTKQREKNMKPGAIIMHPAPINRGVEIDSDLVECSRSRIFKQMENGVFIRMAVLKNVLEQSEGGNIHENNNQKWSIAR
- a CDS encoding dihydroorotase, whose protein sequence is MKTIIKNGVLLDNQNSFKKADIEMEGKVITKIGENLATENCKVVDAEGLLITSGFVDLHVHLREPGGEHKETIASGTLAAARGGFTTVAAMPNTRPVPDTVENLEALNRKIEETAHVRVLPYASITIREAGKELTDFSSLKQTGAFAFTDDGVGIQEAGMMLEAMKRAAAQDMAIVAHCEDNSLINKGSVHEGRFSKEQGINGIPSVCEAVHIARDILLAEAADCHYHVCHISTKESVRTVRDAKRAGIRVTAEVTPHHLLLCEDDIPGLDTNYKMNPPLRGREDRDALIEGLLDGTIDFIATDHAPHAAEEKAQGMQLAPFGIVGLETAFPLLYTELVKKGVITLKQLIDFMTIKPSESFSLPYGELKEGAIADIALIDLETEKEINAEEFASKGKNTPFNEKKCYGWPVMTIAEGKIAWEKGRVQG
- a CDS encoding carbamoyl phosphate synthase small subunit, coding for MKRQLILEDGTVFLGEAFGGEVEKIGEVVFNTGMTGYQEILSDPSYCGQIVTLTYPLIGNYGINRDDFESINPAISGFVVKETAELPSNWRNQLSLDEYLKMKNIPGISGIDTRKLTRIIRKSGALKGALCNINKDAKEVVSQLKATVIPSNQVKQVSTKAPYSSPGRGPRVVLVDYGMKHGILRELTKRGCDVVVVPYNVTAEEVMQYHPDGVMLSNGPGDPKSVHETLEMIRTIQTQVPLFGICLGHQLFALANGADTEKLKFGHRGSNHPVRDLRTGKVSITSQNHGYTVEELSIENTDLIVTHTALNDDTIEGLRHKKYPAFTVQYHPEASPGPEDANYLFNEFLQMIEAATNKGEKTCQNALI
- the carB gene encoding carbamoyl-phosphate synthase large subunit, coding for MPKRTDIKSILVIGSGPIVIGQAAEFDYAGTQACIALKEEGYRVILINSNPATIMTDSEMADAVYIEPITLEFVSKIIRKERPDALLPTLGGQTGLNMAVELAEAGILEECNVQILGTKLSAIQQAEDRDLFRTLMNDLGEPVPDSDIIHNLKEAYTFVERVGYPVIVRPAFTLGGTGGGICDNEEQLIEIVEGGLKSSPVHQCLLEKSIAGFKEVEYEVMRDSNDNAIVVCNMENFDPVGVHTGDSIVAAPSQTLSDREYQMLRNTSLKIIRALKIEGGCNVQLALDPNSYQYYVIEVNPRVSRSSALASKATGYPIAKLAAKIAVGLTLDEMMNPVTGKTYASFEPALDYVVTKIPRWPFDKFESANRRLGTQMKATGEVMAIGRTFEESILKAVRSLEAGIYHLNLNDEFEDGKIEKRIRKAGDERLFYIGEALRRGVTIETIHEWSQIDLFFLHKLKKIIDFEKQLKEHSFDCEVLQKAKELGFSDKTIAEIWGVPEIDVYEYRKQQGIIPVYKMVDTCAAEFESETPYFYGTYEDENESIVTDKKSVIVLGSGPIRIGQGVEFDYATVHSVWAIKEAGYEAIIINNNPETVSTDFSISDKLYFEPLTIEDVMHVIDLEKPEGVIVQFGGQTAINLADGLVERGVKILGTSLEDLDRAENRNKFERALKDLGIPQPKGKTATSVDEAIVIAEDIGYPVLVRPSYVLGGRAMEIVYKQDELLHYMKNAVKINPDHPVLIDRYLTGKEIEVDGISDGKTVVIPGIMEHIERAGVHSGDSIAVYPPQNLTEKQKEVIIDYTTRLAKGLNIIGLLNIQYVISNEEVYVIEVNPRSSRTVPFLSKITNVPMANLATKVILGHTLESQGYKSGLVPEQTGVYVKVPVFSFAKLRGVDISLGPEMKSTGEVMGKDSTLEKALYKGLVASGFKIKGHGSVLLTISDKDKQEALLLAKRFHNIGFKLIATSGTAALLKQSGIPTAIVGKIGEEGTNLLDVIRNGEAQFVINTLTKGKQPARDGFRIRRESVENGVTCLTSLDTAEAILRVIESMTFSAEAMGKTEKSREVSYI
- a CDS encoding dihydroorotate dehydrogenase electron transfer subunit, translating into MIKKERMKVLNHKELAPSIFELTLQGELVSEMNQPGQFVQVKTTDGTEPLLRRPISISSYDNSEKQFTMIYRAEGKGTALLSQRKEAESVDILGPLGNGFPVHEAKKGETALLVGGGIGVPPLYQLSRMLVAKGVKVIHVLGFQTKSAIFYEKEFSELGDTYIATVDGSYGTKGFVTTVIDNLEQEFATIFSCGPTPMLRALEAGYREKKLYLSLEERMGCGIGACFACVCHTGDDPTGFSYKKVCSDGPVFRAGEVVL
- a CDS encoding dihydroorotate dehydrogenase, which encodes MSRLSVELPGLNLKNPVMPASGCFGFGREYSQFFDLDILGAIMIKATTPEPRFGNPTPRVAETSSGMLNAIGLQNPGLEKVISEELAWLGGYDVPIIANVAGSQIGDYVKVASDISKVGNVKALELNISCPNVKEGGIAFGTVPEVAKEVTKAVKEVSSVPVYVKLSPNVSNIVEMAKAVEEGGADGLTMINTLVGMRLDLKTGRPILSNRTGGFSGPAIKPVALRMIYEVSQQVSIPIIGMGGIATAEDVIEFFYAGASAVAVGTANFVDPFVCPTIIEELPKLLDELGFDHISQCTGRSWKQNETVPNYRS